Proteins encoded within one genomic window of Rhinolophus sinicus isolate RSC01 linkage group LG14, ASM3656204v1, whole genome shotgun sequence:
- the TDP2 gene encoding tyrosyl-DNA phosphodiesterase 2 — MRDHRGGGSIAAAGARGGGSWRRAMAERSPELGPEMGCRDGDPTGKTRHLACEEFASVASCDASVARRYLAENDWEMQRALNAYFERPVEEGALQRRPESEPGSCVDLTNEETTDCISSKPSTSENPQQEDGSMFSLITWNIDGLDLNNLRERAQAVCSYLALYSPDVVFLQEVIPPYYSYLKKRTSSYEIITGHEEGYFTAIMLKKSRVKFKSQEIILFPNTKMMRNLLCVHASVLGNELCLMTSHLESTRGHTKERMNQLKTVLKKMQEAPESASVIFAGDTNLRDQEVTKCGGLPNNILDVWEFLGKPKHCQYTWDTQMNSNLGIPAICKHRFDRIFFRAAAEGSHIIPQSLDLLGLEKLDCGRFPSDHWGLLCNLDIIL; from the exons ATGCGGGACCATCGC GGCGGCGGGAGCATCGCGGCGGCGGGAGCCAGGGGCGGCGGGAGCTGGCGCAGAGCGATGGCGGAGAGGAGTCCGGAGCTCGGGCCGGAGATGGGCTGCCGCGACGGTGACCCCACGGGGAAGACGCGGCACCTAGCGTGTGAGGAGTTCGCTTCGGTCGCGAGCTGCGACGCCTCTGTGGCGCGGCGCTACCTGGCAGAGAACGACTGGGAGATGCAA AGAGCGCTGAACGCCTACTTCGAGCGGCCGGTGGAGGAGGGCGCCTTGCAACGCCGCCCGGAGTCCGAGCCCGGGTCCTG TGTTGATCTAACCAATGAGGAAACAACTGATTGCATTAGTTCTAAACCCAGCACATCTGAAAATCctcagcaagaagatggcagcatGTTCTCTTTAATTACCTGGAATATTGATGGATTGGATCTAAACAATCTGCGAGAGAGGGCTCAAGCAGTGTGTTCTTATTTAGCCTT GTACAGCCCAGATGTGGTATTTCTACAGGAAGTTATTCCCCCATATTATAGCTACCTAAAGAAGAGAACAAGTAGTTATGAGATTATTACAG GTCATGAAGAAGGATATTTCACAGCTATAATGTTGAAGAAATCGAGAGTGAAATTTAAAAGCCAAGAGATTATTCTTTTCCCAAATACAAAAATGATGAGAAACCTTTTGTGTGTTCat GCAAGTGTGTTGGGAAATGAACTTTGCCTTATGACTTCACATTTGGAGAGCACCAGAGGGCATACTAAGGAACGAATGAATCAGTTAAAAACggttttaaagaaaatgcaagaGGCTCCAGAGTCAGCTTCGGTTATATTTGCAGGAGATACAAATTTAAGGGATCAAGAA gttACCAAGTGTGGTGGTTTACCCAACAACATTTTGGATGTCTGGGAGTTTTTGGGCAAACCTAAGCATTGCCAATATACATGGGATACACAAATGAATTCTAATCTTGGAATACCTGCTATCTGTAAGCATCGTTTTGATAGAATATTTTTCAGAGCAGCAGCAGAAGGCAGTCACATTATTCCCCAAAGTTTGGATCTCCTTGGGTTGGAAAAACTGGACTGTGGTAGATTTCCTAGTGATCACTGGGGTCTTCTTTGCAACTTAGATATAATACtgtga
- the ACOT13 gene encoding acyl-coenzyme A thioesterase 13, which produces MLPPPRCSRRRDGPASTARCGNELRPLTATGAAVERVRGGRGEYTTARARGHSGMRTSARQRGAAAAACTSQSRWTLLFVLCALVLFRGLLGFRVLTRFILSRGSKAGERPKMSLTQQLREVMKAIGSAHGFDRVLEKVTLVSAAPGKVICELKVEEEHTNKMGTLHGGLTATLVDSISTMALLCTERGAPGVSVDMNITYMSPAKLGEDIVITAHILKQGKTLAFASVDLTNKATGKLVAQGRHTKHLGN; this is translated from the exons ATGCTCCCGCCGCC TCGGTGCTCCCGCCGCCGCGATGGTCCCGCATCCACCGCCCGGTGCGGAAACGAGCTCCGCCCTCTGACGGCGACAGGCGCGGCCGTGGAGCGGGTGAGGGGCGGGCGCGGGGAGTACACAACGGCGCGTGCGCGCGGTCACAGCGGGATGCGCACGTCAGCGCGCCAGCGGGGGGCAGCGGCGGCGGCGTGCACGTCGCAGAGCAGGTGGACGCTTCTCTTCGTCCTCTGCGCCCTTGTGCTTTTTCGCGGACTCCTGGGCTTCCGGGTTCTTACAAGGTTCATTCTTTCGCGGGGCTCAAAAGCTGGCGAACGGCCCAAGATGAGCCTGACCCAACAACTGCGGGAGGTGATGAAGGCCATCGGCAGTGCCCACGGTTTTGACAGAGTTTTGGAAAAG gtGACTCTTGTCTCTGCTGCTCCTGGGAAAGTGATTTGTGAACTGAAAGTAGAAGAGGAGCATACCAATAAGATGGGCACTCTTCATGGAGGGTTAACAGCCACCTTAGTGGATAGCATATCAACAATGGCTCTGCTCTGTACAGAAAGGGGTGCACCTGGCGTCAGTGTTGATATGAACATAAC GTACATGTCACCTGCTAAACTAGGAGAAGATATAGTGATTACAGCACATATTCTGAAGCAAGGAAAAACACTTGCATTTGCCTCTGTGGATCTCACCAACAAAGCCACAGGAAAATTGGTAGCACAAGGCAGACACACAAAACACTTGGGAAACTGA